A genomic window from Flavobacterium phycosphaerae includes:
- a CDS encoding BrxA/BrxB family bacilliredoxin, whose product MYPEEMVLPMRAELAEVGFQELYTAEEVENAIKAEGTTLVVVNSVCGCAARNARPGARMSLDGAKKPDHLVTVFAGVDREAVDAARQHMFPFPPSSPSMALFKNGELVHMLERHHIEGRPAELIAENLKDAYTEFC is encoded by the coding sequence ATGTATCCAGAAGAAATGGTATTACCGATGCGCGCCGAATTGGCCGAAGTTGGTTTTCAGGAATTATATACTGCAGAGGAAGTAGAAAACGCAATCAAAGCTGAAGGAACTACATTGGTAGTTGTGAATTCGGTTTGCGGTTGTGCGGCCAGAAATGCCCGTCCGGGAGCCCGTATGAGTTTAGACGGTGCCAAAAAACCCGATCATTTGGTAACGGTTTTTGCCGGAGTTGACAGAGAAGCGGTTGATGCTGCCCGTCAGCACATGTTCCCTTTTCCGCCTTCATCACCAAGTATGGCTTTGTTCAAAAACGGTGAATTGGTTCACATGTTAGAGCGTCACCATATCGAAGGTCGTCCTGCTGAACTGATTGCAGAAAACTTAAAAGACGCTTACACTGAATTTTGTTAA
- a CDS encoding toxin-antitoxin system YwqK family antitoxin, producing the protein MKKLLILGALMISGFTFAQAAKPVLEQEGNLVKATYYYDNGQIQQQGYFKDGKPEGKWVAFDQQGNKKSIGEYVNGQKTGKWFFWNDKALSEVDYSNSRVASVKAWKQDALVNRN; encoded by the coding sequence ATGAAAAAGCTATTAATTTTAGGAGCCTTGATGATCTCAGGATTCACTTTTGCCCAAGCAGCTAAGCCTGTTTTAGAACAAGAAGGCAATTTAGTAAAAGCAACTTACTATTATGATAACGGTCAAATACAACAACAAGGATACTTCAAAGACGGGAAACCGGAAGGCAAATGGGTAGCCTTTGACCAACAAGGAAACAAAAAGTCAATAGGCGAATATGTCAATGGACAAAAAACCGGAAAATGGTTTTTTTGGAATGACAAAGCATTAAGCGAAGTGGATTATTCCAACAGCAGAGTTGCTTCGGTTAAAGCATGGAAACAAGACGCGCTGGTAAACAGAAATTAA
- a CDS encoding TlpA family protein disulfide reductase: MTKAKLDAAFVALHKKDLDMNISGLEEYYAQILANKQMNNKPAPNFDYENHKGGKTSLESLRGKYVYIDVWATWCGPCRAEIPFLKTIEKQYEGKNVEFVSISVDVEKDHDKWKNFVTEKSLEGTQLYADKNFMSDFIRAFKINSIPRFILIDPKGVVVDADALRPSNPKLTEQLDGLLK, encoded by the coding sequence ATGACTAAAGCCAAACTGGATGCTGCTTTTGTGGCATTACATAAAAAGGATTTGGACATGAATATTTCGGGATTAGAAGAATATTATGCTCAGATTTTGGCCAACAAGCAAATGAATAATAAACCGGCTCCCAATTTTGATTACGAAAATCATAAAGGAGGTAAAACGTCATTGGAGAGTTTAAGAGGAAAATATGTTTACATTGATGTGTGGGCTACCTGGTGCGGGCCATGTCGTGCTGAAATTCCTTTTTTGAAAACAATTGAAAAACAATACGAAGGAAAGAATGTTGAGTTTGTGAGTATTTCGGTTGATGTGGAAAAAGACCATGACAAGTGGAAGAATTTTGTAACCGAAAAAAGCCTGGAAGGTACTCAGTTGTATGCCGATAAAAACTTTATGTCTGATTTTATAAGAGCTTTCAAAATTAACTCTATTCCAAGATTTATTCTGATTGATCCGAAAGGCGTAGTGGTTGATGCCGATGCCTTGCGTCCGTCAAACCCTAAATTGACTGAGCAATTAGACGGTTTGCTTAAGTAG
- the aspS gene encoding aspartate--tRNA ligase, whose amino-acid sequence MYRSHNCGELNASHINKEVTLAGWVQKSRDKGFMNWVDLRDRYGITQLIFDESRTDKTVFELAKTLGREFVIQVKGTVIEREAKNKNIPTGEIEILVAELNILNAAITPPFTIEDETDGGEDIRMKYRYLDIRRNPVKNSLLFRHKVAMEVRKYLSDLDFCEVETPYLIKSTPEGARDFVVPSRMNEGQFYALPQSPQTFKQLLMVGGMDKYFQIVKCFRDEDLRADRQPEFTQIDCEMAFVEQEDILNVFEGLTRHLLKELKGIEVEKFPRMTYDHAMKTYGNDKPDIRFGMEFGELNAVTQNKDFSVFNSAELVVGIAAPGCAAYTRKEIDALIDWVKRPQVGASGMVYVKCEEDGTFKSSVDKFYDQADLANWAKVTGAKAGDMIFVLSGPADKTRTQLSALRMELATRLGLRNPEVFAPLWVVDFPLLELDEESGRWHAMHHPFTSPKPEDMELLATNPGKVRANAYDMVLNGNEIGGGSIRIHDKATQQLMFKYLGFTEEEARNQFGFLMDAFQFGAPPHGGLAFGLDRLVAILGGQETIRDFIAFPKNNSGRDVMIDAPSAIDDAQLQELHIKLNLS is encoded by the coding sequence ATGTACAGAAGTCATAATTGTGGAGAGTTAAACGCTTCACACATCAATAAAGAAGTTACGTTAGCCGGTTGGGTTCAGAAATCAAGAGATAAAGGGTTTATGAATTGGGTGGATTTACGCGACCGTTACGGAATTACCCAATTAATTTTTGACGAAAGCCGTACGGATAAAACAGTTTTTGAATTGGCTAAAACGCTGGGACGTGAATTTGTAATTCAGGTTAAAGGAACCGTTATCGAACGTGAAGCTAAAAACAAAAACATCCCAACAGGCGAAATTGAAATTTTGGTTGCTGAATTAAATATATTGAATGCGGCGATTACGCCTCCTTTCACCATTGAAGATGAAACCGACGGCGGTGAAGACATCCGTATGAAATACCGTTACTTGGATATTCGTAGAAATCCGGTAAAAAACTCGTTGCTTTTCCGTCACAAAGTGGCCATGGAAGTGCGTAAATATTTATCTGATTTAGATTTTTGCGAAGTAGAAACTCCCTATTTAATCAAATCAACTCCGGAAGGAGCCCGTGATTTTGTGGTGCCAAGCCGCATGAATGAAGGACAATTTTATGCCTTGCCACAATCGCCACAAACTTTCAAACAATTATTGATGGTGGGCGGTATGGACAAATATTTCCAAATCGTGAAGTGTTTCCGTGACGAAGATTTACGCGCTGACAGACAACCTGAATTTACTCAGATTGATTGCGAAATGGCTTTTGTAGAGCAAGAAGATATTTTAAATGTATTTGAGGGACTGACTCGTCATTTATTAAAAGAATTAAAAGGTATTGAAGTAGAGAAATTCCCAAGAATGACCTACGACCACGCCATGAAAACCTACGGAAATGACAAACCGGACATTCGTTTCGGAATGGAGTTTGGCGAATTAAATGCCGTAACACAAAACAAAGATTTTAGTGTCTTCAATTCCGCTGAATTGGTTGTCGGTATTGCCGCTCCGGGTTGTGCAGCGTATACCAGAAAAGAAATCGATGCTTTGATTGACTGGGTAAAACGCCCGCAAGTTGGTGCTTCCGGAATGGTTTATGTAAAATGCGAAGAAGACGGAACCTTTAAATCATCGGTAGACAAATTTTACGACCAAGCTGATTTAGCCAATTGGGCCAAAGTGACCGGTGCCAAAGCCGGCGATATGATTTTTGTGCTTTCAGGTCCAGCCGATAAAACCCGTACACAGCTTTCTGCTTTGCGTATGGAATTAGCCACCCGTTTAGGATTGAGAAATCCTGAGGTATTTGCTCCATTGTGGGTAGTAGATTTCCCGTTATTGGAATTAGACGAAGAAAGCGGAAGATGGCACGCCATGCACCACCCATTTACCTCACCCAAACCGGAAGATATGGAATTACTGGCGACAAATCCCGGAAAGGTTCGTGCCAATGCCTATGACATGGTGTTAAACGGTAACGAAATTGGCGGTGGATCCATTCGTATTCACGATAAAGCGACACAACAATTAATGTTCAAATATTTAGGATTCACCGAAGAAGAAGCTCGTAATCAGTTTGGCTTCCTTATGGATGCCTTCCAATTTGGTGCTCCTCCACACGGTGGACTTGCTTTTGGATTAGATCGATTGGTGGCGATACTGGGCGGACAGGAAACTATCCGTGATTTTATCGCTTTCCCTAAAAATAATTCAGGAAGAGACGTGATGATTGATGCTCCATCGGCAATTGATGATGCACAATTACAAGAATTACATATAAAATTGAATTTGAGCTAA
- a CDS encoding cold-shock protein, translating into MRTGTVKFFNESKGYGFITDDETGKDIFVHATGVKTEGLNEGDKVSYEEEEGRKGKVAAQVVAIED; encoded by the coding sequence ATGCGCACAGGTACAGTTAAATTTTTCAACGAGTCTAAAGGTTATGGTTTCATCACAGATGACGAAACCGGAAAAGACATTTTCGTACATGCTACCGGAGTTAAAACTGAAGGTTTAAACGAAGGAGACAAAGTATCTTACGAAGAAGAAGAAGGTAGAAAAGGTAAAGTAGCCGCTCAAGTAGTAGCTATCGAAGACTAA
- a CDS encoding NADH-quinone oxidoreductase subunit A, producing MQSNQLDYLPILMQAGLAVGFVVMTIIGSSFLGPKRHSKNKDKNFECGIESVGNARIPFSVKYFLVAILFVLFDVEVIFLYPWAINFKALGMEGMIKMVIFMLLLLVGFFYIIKKKALEWE from the coding sequence ATGCAGTCCAATCAATTAGATTATTTACCAATACTGATGCAGGCTGGTTTAGCCGTTGGCTTTGTGGTTATGACCATTATTGGCTCCAGTTTTTTAGGTCCGAAAAGACACTCGAAAAACAAGGATAAAAACTTCGAATGCGGTATCGAATCGGTAGGAAATGCCAGGATTCCGTTTTCGGTAAAATATTTCTTAGTAGCCATTCTTTTCGTTCTTTTTGATGTCGAAGTAATTTTCCTTTACCCATGGGCTATCAATTTTAAAGCGTTAGGCATGGAAGGCATGATTAAGATGGTTATTTTTATGTTGTTGCTTTTAGTAGGCTTCTTCTATATTATCAAGAAGAAAGCATTAGAGTGGGAATAG
- a CDS encoding NADH-quinone oxidoreductase subunit B — protein MSDSKPNMVAPPEGVVGEGFFATKLNDVVGLARANSLWPLPFATSCCGIEFMATMASHYDLARFGSERVSFSPRQADMLMVMGTISKKMAPILRQVYEQMSEPRWVIAVGACASSGGVFDTYSVLQGIDKVIPVDVYVPGCPPRPEQIVQGVMQLQELVKNESVRRRNSPEYKELLASYNL, from the coding sequence ATGAGTGATTCAAAACCAAATATGGTTGCTCCGCCCGAAGGAGTAGTTGGTGAAGGGTTCTTCGCTACAAAATTAAACGACGTTGTCGGATTGGCTCGTGCTAATTCGCTTTGGCCTCTGCCTTTCGCCACTTCTTGTTGCGGAATTGAATTTATGGCTACCATGGCCTCTCACTACGATTTAGCAAGGTTTGGTTCGGAAAGAGTAAGTTTCTCTCCTCGTCAGGCTGATATGTTGATGGTAATGGGAACGATTTCCAAAAAAATGGCACCTATTTTACGTCAGGTATACGAACAAATGTCAGAACCGCGTTGGGTTATTGCCGTGGGTGCTTGCGCCTCTTCAGGCGGTGTATTCGACACTTATTCCGTTTTACAAGGCATCGATAAAGTAATTCCGGTTGACGTATACGTACCGGGTTGTCCGCCTAGACCGGAACAAATCGTGCAAGGCGTAATGCAATTGCAGGAGTTAGTGAAAAACGAATCGGTTCGCCGTAGAAATTCACCGGAATATAAAGAATTATTAGCTTCTTACAACCTATAA
- a CDS encoding NADH-quinone oxidoreductase subunit C — translation MALETTFIQEKLSQKFGNNVLNFEMKRDIFSFEATASTIHEVIQTLKEDESLNFHFLTDLTGIHFPDNDENHQFAVVYQLHNWIENVRIRVKTFLPDPAEVETVTDLFLCANWMEREAWDFFGINFKGHPQLKRILNMDEMVSHPMRKEFPMEDSGRTDKDDRFFGRTPANL, via the coding sequence ATGGCTTTAGAAACGACATTCATACAAGAAAAATTATCCCAAAAGTTCGGCAATAACGTGCTGAATTTTGAAATGAAACGTGATATTTTTTCTTTCGAAGCTACTGCTTCAACAATACATGAAGTGATTCAAACATTGAAAGAAGACGAAAGCTTAAATTTTCACTTTTTAACCGATTTGACCGGAATCCATTTCCCGGATAATGATGAAAACCATCAATTTGCCGTAGTGTATCAACTACACAATTGGATTGAAAATGTTAGGATTCGTGTCAAAACATTTTTGCCCGACCCGGCGGAAGTGGAAACAGTAACCGACCTGTTTTTATGCGCCAATTGGATGGAAAGAGAAGCTTGGGATTTCTTCGGAATTAATTTCAAAGGCCATCCGCAATTAAAACGAATTCTGAATATGGATGAAATGGTTTCACATCCGATGCGCAAAGAATTCCCAATGGAAGACAGTGGAAGAACCGATAAAGATGATCGTTTCTTCGGAAGAACACCTGCTAATTTATAA
- the nuoD gene encoding NADH dehydrogenase (quinone) subunit D: protein MSDLLLPPEHRYAKVIEQTRNEDGSELSILNLGPTHPATHGIFQNILLMDGERILDAEPTVGYIHRAFEKIAENRPFYQINVLTDRMNYCSSPINNMAWWMTVEKLLNIEVPKRAQYLRVIVMELARITDHLICNSILGVDTGAYTGFLYVFQFREKVYEIYEEICGARLTTNMGRIGGFEREWSDEAFKKLNTFLEEFPIAWKEFENLFERNRIFIDRTVNVGPITAEKAMQYGLTGPNLRAAGIDYDVRKAAPYSSYEDFEFDVPVGKSGDTYDRFCVRNAEVWESLNIIKQALAKMPEGPIHADVPDYYLPPKEDVYTNMESLIYHFKIVMGEVPVPVDEIYHAVEGGNGELGFYLISDGSRTPYRLKFRRPCYIYYQAYTEMIKGGMLSDAIVILSSLNVIAGELDA from the coding sequence ATGTCAGATTTATTATTACCACCAGAGCATCGCTATGCTAAAGTCATAGAACAAACTCGCAACGAAGACGGAAGCGAACTCTCTATATTAAACCTAGGACCAACACACCCGGCTACACACGGAATCTTCCAAAACATTCTGTTAATGGATGGAGAAAGAATCTTAGATGCCGAACCAACCGTAGGCTACATTCACCGTGCGTTTGAAAAAATTGCTGAAAACCGTCCGTTTTACCAAATCAATGTATTGACCGACCGTATGAACTACTGTTCTTCGCCTATCAACAACATGGCTTGGTGGATGACAGTAGAAAAATTGTTAAATATTGAAGTGCCGAAAAGAGCGCAATATTTAAGAGTTATCGTGATGGAATTGGCTCGTATTACCGATCACTTAATCTGTAATTCTATCCTTGGAGTAGATACCGGAGCTTATACCGGTTTCCTTTATGTGTTCCAGTTCCGTGAAAAAGTATACGAGATTTACGAAGAAATTTGTGGCGCTCGTTTAACCACCAACATGGGAAGAATTGGCGGTTTCGAAAGAGAATGGTCAGACGAAGCCTTCAAAAAATTAAATACGTTCTTAGAAGAGTTTCCAATCGCTTGGAAAGAATTTGAAAACCTTTTCGAAAGAAACCGAATCTTTATTGACAGAACGGTTAACGTTGGTCCAATCACCGCTGAAAAAGCCATGCAATACGGATTAACCGGTCCTAATTTAAGAGCGGCCGGAATTGATTATGACGTGCGTAAAGCTGCTCCGTATTCTTCGTATGAAGACTTTGAATTTGATGTTCCGGTTGGAAAATCAGGAGATACTTATGACCGTTTTTGTGTGCGTAATGCCGAAGTTTGGGAAAGCTTAAACATCATCAAACAAGCCTTGGCCAAAATGCCGGAAGGCCCAATTCACGCTGACGTTCCTGATTATTATTTACCTCCGAAAGAAGACGTATATACCAACATGGAAAGCTTAATCTATCACTTCAAAATTGTGATGGGCGAAGTGCCGGTGCCGGTAGATGAAATTTACCACGCGGTAGAAGGTGGAAACGGAGAGTTAGGTTTCTATTTAATTTCCGATGGAAGCCGTACCCCATATCGTTTGAAATTCAGAAGACCTTGTTATATTTATTATCAAGCTTACACCGAGATGATTAAAGGCGGTATGCTTTCAGACGCTATCGTTATTTTATCAAGTTTAAATGTAATTGCAGGCGAATTAGACGCTTAA
- a CDS encoding complex I 24 kDa subunit family protein: MERSHIKQEINITEPLMARINELISHYPADKKKSALLPVLHEVQDAHDNWLSIELQNKVAEILEILPIEVYEVVTFYTMFNQRPIGKYMFEFCQTAACCQNGVEDLMDYTCSKLGVGIGEPTADGMFEVRGVECLGACGYAPMMQLGDFYQEHLTKEKVDQLIADCKDGKITLHDK, from the coding sequence ATGGAAAGATCACACATCAAACAAGAGATAAACATTACTGAACCGTTGATGGCTCGCATCAATGAATTAATCAGTCATTATCCTGCCGATAAAAAGAAATCCGCTTTATTACCTGTTTTGCACGAAGTTCAGGATGCTCACGACAATTGGTTGAGTATCGAATTGCAAAACAAAGTAGCCGAGATTTTAGAAATACTACCTATTGAAGTATACGAAGTGGTTACTTTTTATACCATGTTCAATCAAAGACCCATCGGAAAATACATGTTCGAGTTCTGTCAAACGGCTGCCTGTTGTCAAAACGGCGTAGAAGATTTGATGGATTATACATGTTCCAAATTGGGCGTTGGCATTGGAGAACCAACGGCTGACGGGATGTTTGAAGTACGCGGCGTAGAGTGTTTAGGCGCTTGCGGTTATGCTCCGATGATGCAGTTGGGTGATTTCTACCAAGAGCATTTGACCAAAGAAAAAGTTGACCAGCTAATCGCTGATTGCAAAGACGGAAAAATCACTTTACACGATAAATAA
- the nuoF gene encoding NADH-quinone oxidoreductase subunit NuoF has product MGRKILLDKINVPGIKTYEVYRREGGYASVEKALKKMTPDEVVEEVKTSGLRGRGGAGFPAGMKWSFIDKKSGNPRHLVCNADESEPGTFKDRYLMEYIPHLLIEGMITSSYALGANLSYIYIRGEYMWVYKILERAIAEAKAAGWLGKNILGSGYDLELFVQIGGGAYICGEETALIESLEGKRGNPRLKPPFPAVKGLWQNPTVVNNVETIAAVPWIINNSGADYAGIGIGRSTGTKLISASGNIKNQGVYEIELGVSVYEFINSDEYCGGMQDRPLKALVPGGSSVPILPEHLIYKTAAGEDRLMTYESLSDGGFATGSMLGSGGFIVYDDRACIVRNTWNFSRFYHHESCGQCTPCREGTGWLEKVLWRIENGQGREEDIELLWSIQSKIEGNTICPLGDAASWPVAAAIRHFRDEFEYHIRFPEKVKNRDHFVAEPFSQVLMSKVVKS; this is encoded by the coding sequence ATGGGAAGAAAAATATTATTAGACAAAATCAATGTTCCGGGCATCAAAACCTATGAAGTGTATCGTCGCGAAGGCGGTTATGCTTCGGTGGAAAAAGCCCTGAAAAAAATGACTCCCGATGAAGTAGTCGAAGAAGTAAAAACTTCCGGATTACGTGGTCGTGGCGGTGCGGGTTTCCCGGCCGGAATGAAATGGAGTTTTATCGACAAAAAATCGGGCAACCCAAGACACTTGGTGTGCAACGCTGATGAGTCGGAACCGGGGACTTTCAAAGACCGTTACTTAATGGAATACATTCCGCATCTTTTGATTGAAGGAATGATTACCTCGAGTTACGCTTTGGGCGCCAACCTATCTTACATCTACATCCGTGGAGAATACATGTGGGTGTACAAAATTTTAGAAAGAGCCATCGCCGAAGCGAAAGCTGCCGGTTGGTTAGGCAAAAATATATTAGGCTCAGGCTACGATTTGGAATTATTCGTCCAAATTGGTGGCGGTGCTTACATCTGCGGTGAAGAAACTGCGTTAATTGAAAGTTTGGAAGGAAAACGTGGTAATCCTCGTTTGAAACCACCATTCCCGGCGGTGAAAGGTCTTTGGCAAAATCCAACCGTGGTAAACAATGTTGAAACGATTGCGGCCGTGCCATGGATTATTAATAATTCAGGAGCAGATTATGCCGGAATCGGAATCGGTCGTTCAACAGGAACGAAGTTAATCTCGGCTTCCGGAAATATCAAAAACCAAGGGGTTTACGAAATTGAATTAGGTGTTTCGGTTTACGAATTCATCAATTCGGATGAGTATTGTGGCGGAATGCAGGACAGACCTTTAAAAGCATTAGTGCCCGGAGGTTCTTCGGTGCCAATTCTTCCGGAACATTTAATCTACAAAACTGCAGCCGGTGAAGACCGTTTGATGACTTACGAAAGTTTGTCCGATGGTGGTTTTGCAACCGGTTCAATGTTAGGTTCGGGTGGATTTATCGTATACGATGACCGCGCTTGTATCGTTCGCAACACTTGGAATTTCTCTCGTTTCTATCACCATGAATCTTGCGGACAATGTACCCCATGTCGTGAAGGAACCGGTTGGTTAGAAAAAGTATTATGGAGAATCGAAAACGGACAAGGACGCGAAGAAGACATCGAATTGTTGTGGAGCATCCAATCCAAAATTGAAGGAAATACGATTTGTCCTTTAGGCGACGCGGCTTCATGGCCGGTAGCGGCAGCTATCCGTCACTTCAGAGACGAGTTTGAATACCACATTCGTTTCCCAGAAAAAGTTAAAAATAGAGATCACTTTGTGGCTGAACCTTTTTCACAAGTCTTAATGTCGAAAGTCGTAAAGTCATAA
- a CDS encoding four helix bundle protein, with amino-acid sequence MGKFKSFEEINSWQKARHFNKRIYEITENQNFKKDFDLARQIRRASISISSNIAEGFERNTDKEFIQFLYIAKASAAEVRSQLYLALDLNYIEKLEFEELFNDVSDISKLISGFIKYLNDSQKS; translated from the coding sequence ATGGGAAAATTTAAATCTTTTGAAGAAATTAATTCTTGGCAGAAAGCCAGACATTTTAACAAAAGGATTTATGAGATAACCGAAAATCAAAACTTTAAAAAAGATTTTGATTTGGCAAGACAAATAAGAAGAGCATCCATTTCAATTTCTTCCAATATTGCAGAAGGTTTTGAAAGGAATACGGATAAAGAATTTATACAGTTTTTGTATATCGCTAAAGCATCCGCTGCAGAAGTAAGGTCGCAATTGTATTTAGCATTAGATTTGAATTATATTGAAAAACTTGAATTTGAAGAACTATTTAATGATGTTTCTGATATTTCAAAATTAATAAGTGGATTTATAAAATATTTAAATGACAGTCAAAAGTCATAA
- a CDS encoding 2Fe-2S iron-sulfur cluster-binding protein has product MKVTIDGQEIEVAPGTTILQAARMIGGESVPPAMCYYSKLEGTGGKCRCCLVDVTKGSEADPRPMPKLVASCVTGCQDGMEVASKGSDRVFEARKAVTEFLLINHPLDCPVCDQAGECDLQNLSFEHGKLQQRFIEEKRTFEPEDIGDKIQLHMNRCIVCQRCVEVADQLTDKRVHGVLNRGDHSQISTCISTAIDNEFSGNMIDVCPVGALTDKTFRFKSRVWFNKPFNAHRDCDKCCGKTTVWMFGNEIQRVTARKDEYHEVEEFICNTCRFDKKDVADWVIEGPRQFEKDSVINQNKHYGKTDKVIIETEKGILQGRDIDRKKISMAEIDYNEKIDGNPVNSKNNG; this is encoded by the coding sequence ATGAAAGTAACCATAGACGGTCAAGAAATTGAAGTAGCACCGGGGACAACCATCCTACAAGCTGCTCGTATGATTGGTGGAGAATCTGTTCCGCCAGCCATGTGTTATTATTCGAAACTAGAAGGAACCGGCGGAAAATGTCGTTGTTGTTTGGTCGATGTGACCAAAGGCAGCGAAGCCGATCCAAGACCAATGCCCAAACTAGTTGCGTCATGCGTAACCGGTTGTCAGGACGGTATGGAAGTAGCCAGCAAAGGTTCGGATAGAGTTTTTGAAGCTCGTAAAGCCGTAACCGAATTCCTTTTAATCAACCACCCGTTAGACTGTCCGGTTTGTGACCAGGCAGGCGAGTGTGATTTACAGAATTTAAGCTTCGAACACGGGAAACTACAACAGCGTTTCATTGAAGAAAAAAGAACGTTCGAACCGGAAGATATCGGTGATAAAATTCAACTGCACATGAACCGTTGCATCGTTTGCCAACGTTGCGTGGAAGTGGCGGATCAATTGACGGACAAACGTGTTCACGGAGTATTAAACCGCGGCGACCATTCACAAATTTCAACCTGTATTTCAACAGCCATCGACAACGAATTCTCCGGAAACATGATTGATGTTTGTCCGGTTGGAGCACTTACCGATAAGACGTTCCGTTTCAAATCGAGAGTTTGGTTTAACAAACCTTTCAACGCGCACAGAGATTGTGATAAGTGTTGCGGAAAAACTACCGTTTGGATGTTTGGTAACGAAATTCAAAGAGTAACAGCTCGTAAAGACGAATACCACGAAGTAGAAGAATTCATCTGTAATACTTGTCGTTTTGACAAGAAAGACGTGGCGGATTGGGTAATCGAAGGACCTCGTCAATTCGAGAAAGATTCGGTTATCAACCAAAACAAACATTACGGAAAAACAGATAAAGTAATCATCGAAACCGAAAAAGGTATTCTTCAAGGTAGAGATATCGACCGTAAAAAAATCAGTATGGCCGAGATTGATTACAACGAAAAAATAGATGGTAACCCGGTAAATTCAAAAAACAATGGATAG
- the nuoH gene encoding NADH-quinone oxidoreductase subunit NuoH — protein MDSAFIIEKSVLIVVVFAVTMVMAMYSTWAERKVAAYLQDRVGPNRAGWGGLLQPLADGMKLFAKEEFEPDTKNKFLFFLGPAIAMSAALMTSAVIPWGDKLEIFGRTVQLQATDTDSALLYIFAVVSIGVYGIMIGGWASNNKFSLMGAVRAASQMVSYEVAMGLSMIALLMMTGTLSLKEISAQQHGLHWNVFYQPLSFLIFLICAFAETNRTPFDLAECESELIGGYHTEYSSMKMGFYLFAEYANMFISSTIIAVLFFGGYNYPGMGWALEHWGVNIANVIGIAALFAKLCFFIFFFMWIRWTIPRFRYDQLMNLGWKILIPLSIVNIMVVGIVILRSEIFAFFGFK, from the coding sequence ATGGATAGTGCCTTTATTATAGAAAAAAGCGTTTTGATTGTCGTGGTTTTTGCCGTGACGATGGTAATGGCCATGTATTCTACTTGGGCTGAACGTAAAGTAGCGGCTTATCTGCAAGACCGTGTTGGACCAAACCGCGCCGGATGGGGTGGCTTATTACAACCGTTGGCGGATGGAATGAAATTGTTTGCCAAAGAAGAATTTGAACCGGATACCAAAAATAAATTCCTTTTCTTTTTAGGACCGGCCATTGCGATGAGTGCTGCGTTAATGACCAGCGCCGTTATTCCGTGGGGCGACAAATTAGAAATTTTCGGAAGAACCGTGCAACTGCAAGCTACCGACACGGATAGTGCTTTATTGTACATTTTTGCGGTAGTTTCTATTGGTGTTTACGGTATCATGATTGGAGGTTGGGCTTCGAATAACAAGTTCTCTTTAATGGGAGCGGTTCGTGCCGCTTCGCAAATGGTTTCTTATGAAGTAGCCATGGGATTATCGATGATTGCTTTGTTGATGATGACCGGAACCTTAAGCTTAAAAGAAATCTCTGCACAACAACACGGATTGCATTGGAACGTATTTTACCAACCGTTATCTTTCTTAATCTTCTTGATTTGTGCGTTTGCTGAAACCAACCGAACACCGTTCGATTTAGCGGAATGTGAATCAGAGTTGATTGGAGGATACCACACCGAATATTCTTCGATGAAAATGGGATTCTATCTGTTTGCCGAATACGCTAACATGTTCATCTCCTCTACTATCATTGCCGTTTTATTCTTTGGAGGGTACAACTATCCGGGAATGGGCTGGGCACTGGAACATTGGGGAGTTAACATCGCTAACGTAATCGGAATTGCCGCTTTATTTGCCAAATTGTGTTTCTTCATCTTCTTCTTTATGTGGATCAGATGGACGATACCGCGTTTCCGATACGATCAATTGATGAATTTAGGCTGGAAAATTTTAATTCCACTCTCCATTGTCAATATTATGGTCGTAGGGATTGTGATTTTAAGAAGTGAAATTTTTGCCTTTTTTGGATTTAAATAG